In Prochlorococcus marinus str. GP2, a single window of DNA contains:
- the trpS gene encoding tryptophan--tRNA ligase: MTNKKRILSGVQPTGDLHIGNWLGAINNWVTLQEQYETFLCVVDLHAITASYNPKELSQNTISTAALYVACGIDPNICSIFIQSQISAHSELCWILNCLTPINWMERMIQFKEKSLQQGNNVSIGLFDYPILMAADILLYDADFVPVGEDQKQHLELARDIAQQRINAKFGKDKNILKIPQPIIMKNGSKIMSLIDGSKKMSKSDPNEGSRINLLDTPEIITKKIKRAKSDSYIGIEFNNPERAESKNLLMIYSILSGKEISQCENELSETGWGTFKKLITEQLIESLEPIQEKYKLLINDPYQLNNILKEGKEKAEDLANKTLKRVKSKLGFFEMEK; this comes from the coding sequence ATGACAAATAAAAAAAGAATTCTTTCGGGAGTTCAACCAACTGGTGATTTACATATTGGTAATTGGCTTGGGGCTATAAATAATTGGGTTACGCTTCAAGAGCAATATGAAACATTCCTATGTGTAGTTGATTTGCACGCAATCACAGCTTCATATAATCCCAAAGAATTATCTCAGAACACTATCTCTACAGCGGCTTTGTACGTCGCTTGCGGGATAGATCCCAATATATGCTCAATTTTTATCCAAAGTCAGATTTCTGCACATTCAGAACTTTGTTGGATATTAAATTGCCTGACTCCTATAAATTGGATGGAAAGAATGATTCAATTTAAGGAAAAATCTCTTCAACAAGGTAATAATGTATCAATTGGATTATTTGACTATCCAATCCTTATGGCTGCAGATATCCTTCTATATGACGCTGACTTCGTTCCAGTCGGGGAAGATCAAAAACAACATCTTGAACTTGCTCGAGATATTGCACAACAAAGAATTAATGCGAAATTTGGTAAGGATAAAAATATTTTAAAAATTCCTCAGCCAATTATTATGAAGAATGGATCAAAAATAATGAGTTTGATTGATGGTTCAAAAAAGATGAGTAAAAGTGATCCTAATGAAGGCAGTAGAATCAATTTGTTAGATACTCCTGAAATAATCACGAAGAAAATAAAAAGGGCAAAAAGTGATAGTTATATTGGAATAGAATTCAATAACCCTGAGAGAGCAGAATCTAAAAATCTTCTGATGATTTATTCAATATTATCCGGTAAAGAAATTTCTCAATGTGAAAATGAATTATCCGAGACAGGATGGGGGACATTTAAAAAATTAATTACCGAACAACTAATAGAATCTTTAGAACCTATTCAGGAAAAATATAAACTCTTAATTAATGATCCATATCAATTAAATAATATTCTTAAAGAAGGGAAAGAGAAGGCTGAAGACTTAGCAAATAAAACTTTAAAAAGAGTTAAATCTAAACTTGGATTTTTTGAAATGGAGAAATAA
- a CDS encoding YcjF family protein yields MFNISKDNLLKDYIKFPKKNLLIILLLLGFGEWFVSDLIHFAGGSIGFFALCLGGYFYLKNDKPKFNEPNNLDGWINLCNEDLNFFEELEATNELEKQNSKRQKILKSILNRCEKEKISCIGQNDYQRCHSVFKSHFKADKFDFDLYEKLPKYNSYQVIPEEVLKSDAILYFINLPLSANDFLWLEKFPKDIPIWLGALTSNEIEAKNQIEDLKSQISSDFINKIITFDVNKNEIINIPFSLRKFFISSSKNIENTKKRLLKELHVAWQSEIEGIRRMQLKGIQRKNQIIVATTVFLSPIPSIDVMGMTVLNSLMIKEIKSIWGCNWSPEILDKVSKEILKTAIAQGVIEWSGQTLIGITKLHGPNWLVSGTFQAVSAAYLTRVVSSSLADFMAITKGVEEPDLDFIKKNSEKIVEKAFQKEKINWKGFISDLRKPLMKLSFSS; encoded by the coding sequence GTGTTCAATATTAGTAAAGACAACCTTTTAAAGGATTACATAAAGTTTCCAAAAAAAAATCTTCTTATTATTTTATTATTGTTAGGTTTTGGGGAATGGTTTGTCAGTGACTTAATTCATTTTGCAGGAGGCTCAATAGGATTTTTTGCGTTGTGTTTGGGGGGATATTTTTACCTGAAGAATGATAAGCCTAAATTTAATGAGCCAAATAATTTAGATGGTTGGATAAATCTCTGTAATGAAGATTTAAATTTTTTTGAAGAACTTGAAGCAACAAATGAATTAGAAAAACAGAATTCAAAAAGACAAAAAATACTTAAATCGATTCTTAATAGATGTGAAAAAGAAAAAATAAGTTGCATAGGTCAAAATGATTATCAAAGATGTCATTCTGTTTTTAAAAGTCACTTTAAAGCAGATAAATTTGACTTTGATTTATACGAAAAACTGCCTAAATATAATTCTTATCAAGTTATTCCAGAAGAAGTTTTGAAGAGTGATGCAATCTTGTATTTTATAAACTTGCCTTTGTCGGCAAATGACTTTTTGTGGTTGGAAAAGTTTCCTAAAGATATACCAATCTGGTTGGGGGCTTTAACTTCCAACGAAATAGAAGCCAAAAATCAGATAGAGGACCTAAAGTCTCAAATTTCGAGTGACTTTATAAATAAAATTATTACTTTTGATGTGAATAAGAATGAAATAATAAACATTCCTTTTTCGTTAAGGAAGTTTTTTATAAGTTCATCTAAAAATATTGAAAATACAAAAAAAAGGCTATTGAAAGAACTTCATGTTGCCTGGCAATCAGAAATTGAAGGGATAAGAAGAATGCAATTAAAAGGTATACAAAGAAAAAATCAAATTATTGTCGCTACAACTGTTTTCTTATCTCCTATACCATCAATTGATGTTATGGGAATGACAGTACTAAATTCATTAATGATTAAAGAAATTAAGTCTATATGGGGATGTAATTGGTCTCCAGAAATTTTAGATAAAGTATCTAAAGAGATATTAAAGACTGCAATTGCTCAGGGAGTTATTGAGTGGAGTGGACAGACTTTAATTGGCATAACAAAATTACATGGCCCAAATTGGCTTGTCTCTGGAACATTTCAGGCTGTCAGTGCTGCTTATTTAACAAGAGTAGTATCAAGCTCTTTGGCTGATTTCATGGCAATAACAAAAGGAGTAGAAGAACCTGATTTGGATTTTATAAAGAAAAATTCTGAGAAAATTGTTGAAAAAGCTTTTCAAAAAGAAAAAATAAATTGGAAAGGATTTATTTCTGATCTAAGAAAACCACTTATGAAACTATCTTTTAGTTCATAA
- a CDS encoding metal ABC transporter substrate-binding protein codes for MRKNILFLSLLLLLSLASGSCKKISNKNETKEVILASFTVLADIISNVAKDDFIVRSITKPGVEVHGYQPTPSDLVNASNAFVFIDNGFGFELWAEKFVSNLKVKRITVAEDLDPIFISEDFYKGKPNPHAWISPKRGILYVDIIVESLSELRPSKKLYFEENGKIYKDKLSKIDKEFSLFINNLNNDRRYLVSCEGAFSYLTNDYGLEEVYLWPVNAESQITPKRMTRTISLVKEKNVPSVFCESTVSNESQMVVANETGANFGGNLFVDSLSDDSGPASSYIKMLEHNLDLIKKGLF; via the coding sequence ATGAGAAAAAATATTCTTTTTTTAAGTTTGTTACTTCTGCTTTCTCTTGCTTCAGGCTCATGTAAGAAAATATCAAATAAAAATGAAACTAAAGAAGTAATACTGGCAAGTTTTACTGTTTTGGCGGACATAATTAGTAATGTTGCTAAAGATGATTTTATTGTTAGATCAATCACGAAACCTGGAGTTGAAGTTCATGGCTACCAACCAACTCCAAGCGATTTGGTAAATGCATCTAATGCTTTTGTTTTTATTGATAATGGATTTGGATTTGAATTATGGGCTGAAAAATTTGTTTCTAATTTAAAAGTTAAAAGAATTACTGTAGCGGAAGATTTAGATCCTATTTTTATAAGTGAAGATTTTTATAAAGGGAAACCTAATCCTCATGCCTGGATTTCTCCAAAAAGAGGGATCCTATACGTAGATATTATTGTGGAATCTTTATCAGAATTGAGGCCGTCTAAAAAGCTATATTTTGAAGAAAATGGAAAAATTTATAAAGATAAACTCTCTAAGATAGATAAAGAATTCTCACTTTTTATTAATAACTTAAATAATGACAGGAGGTATCTAGTAAGTTGTGAAGGTGCTTTTTCATATTTAACAAATGATTATGGATTAGAGGAAGTTTATTTGTGGCCAGTTAATGCTGAGAGTCAAATTACTCCAAAAAGAATGACAAGAACAATCTCACTAGTTAAAGAAAAAAATGTCCCATCTGTATTTTGTGAAAGTACTGTAAGTAACGAATCTCAAATGGTTGTTGCAAACGAAACTGGGGCTAATTTTGGAGGAAATCTTTTTGTTGATTCATTATCTGACGATAGTGGGCCTGCTAGTTCCTATATAAAAATGCTTGAGCATAATTTGGATTTGATTAAAAAAGGGCTTTTTTGA
- a CDS encoding metal ABC transporter ATP-binding protein, giving the protein METINYQNFRIDAENICVDYNGKVALYDANLRLKPGQICGLVGMNGAGKTTFFNALTGFVNISKGKIRINGESVRSAQKDQTIAYVPQNEGIDSQFPISVWDVVMMGRYGSMNIFRCPRESDIQAVKDAIERVDLTDHLSTPIGNLSGGQRKRTFLARAIAQRASILLLDEPFSGVDIRTEKLISELFIQFKNEGKTILLSTHDMMHVREFCDLVLLINKTVVAYGETSEVFTPENITTTFGGISPDFLFGPES; this is encoded by the coding sequence ATGGAAACAATCAATTATCAAAACTTTAGGATTGATGCGGAGAATATTTGCGTAGATTACAACGGTAAGGTGGCTTTGTATGATGCCAATTTAAGATTGAAACCTGGCCAGATTTGTGGGTTAGTAGGGATGAACGGGGCTGGTAAAACAACTTTTTTTAATGCTTTAACAGGCTTTGTAAATATTTCAAAGGGAAAAATCAGAATAAATGGGGAGTCTGTAAGATCTGCTCAAAAAGATCAGACAATTGCTTATGTGCCTCAAAATGAGGGAATTGATAGTCAATTTCCAATAAGTGTTTGGGATGTAGTGATGATGGGAAGATATGGTTCGATGAATATTTTTAGGTGTCCTAGAGAGTCTGATATTCAGGCGGTTAAAGATGCTATTGAGAGGGTTGATCTTACTGATCATTTATCTACACCTATTGGAAACTTATCTGGAGGACAGAGAAAACGAACTTTTTTAGCTAGAGCAATTGCGCAAAGAGCGTCAATATTACTTCTTGATGAGCCTTTTTCAGGTGTTGATATAAGAACTGAGAAACTTATCTCAGAATTATTTATTCAATTTAAAAATGAGGGTAAAACTATATTATTATCTACGCACGATATGATGCATGTCCGTGAATTTTGTGATTTGGTTCTTTTAATAAATAAAACTGTTGTAGCTTATGGCGAAACCTCTGAAGTGTTTACCCCTGAAAATATTACAACCACTTTTGGGGGGATCTCACCTGATTTCTTGTTTGGACCTGAATCCTAA
- a CDS encoding metal ABC transporter permease translates to MELYSFLNLDSFITDPLTHDFMRKALLMSSLVAAVCGFLSSYLTLKGWALMGDAVSHSVMPGVVVAYALGLPFSLGAFIFGVGSVALIGFIKQKSRVKEDTVIGLVFTGFFALGIVLVSKIKSNIDLHSILFGSPLGISLSDVKQTIFISLLVVILLSIFRKDLMLYCFDPRHAKTVGINVSFLHYLLLTCLSLAAVVGLQSVGIILVVAMLITPGATAYLLTDKFDNMTVISVLSAIISSLIGIYVSFWFDLETGGSIVLAQTFIFLFAFLFAPRYGIFKLKKLFSGYK, encoded by the coding sequence ATGGAGCTCTATTCTTTTTTAAATTTAGATTCATTTATAACAGATCCTTTAACTCATGACTTTATGAGAAAAGCACTTCTCATGAGTTCATTAGTCGCAGCTGTTTGTGGTTTTCTGTCAAGTTATTTGACTCTTAAAGGATGGGCTTTAATGGGAGATGCAGTGTCACATTCAGTAATGCCTGGTGTTGTGGTTGCTTATGCATTAGGTCTTCCTTTCTCATTAGGGGCATTTATTTTCGGAGTTGGTTCTGTAGCATTGATAGGGTTTATTAAGCAGAAATCTAGAGTTAAGGAAGATACTGTTATAGGGTTGGTATTTACTGGATTTTTCGCTCTTGGAATCGTATTGGTTTCTAAGATTAAAAGTAATATTGATCTGCACTCTATTCTTTTTGGTAGTCCATTAGGAATATCTCTTTCAGATGTAAAACAAACTATATTCATTTCTTTATTGGTAGTAATCCTTTTATCAATTTTTAGAAAAGATTTAATGCTTTATTGTTTTGATCCTAGGCATGCAAAAACAGTTGGGATTAATGTATCTTTTCTTCATTATTTACTTCTCACATGCTTATCTTTGGCAGCTGTTGTGGGCTTGCAGTCTGTTGGAATTATTTTGGTGGTTGCAATGTTGATTACACCAGGTGCTACAGCATATTTACTTACGGATAAGTTTGATAATATGACGGTAATTTCAGTATTAAGTGCAATTATCTCAAGCCTAATAGGAATTTATGTTAGTTTTTGGTTTGATCTTGAAACAGGTGGATCAATTGTCTTAGCACAAACTTTTATATTTTTATTTGCTTTTTTATTCGCTCCAAGATACGGAATATTTAAGTTAAAGAAATTATTTTCTGGGTATAAATGA
- a CDS encoding DUF4336 domain-containing protein translates to MIVQEETINKKWNWWPLFPLYPYGKKKTILRELIPNQIWSLEQIQGLYYVAVPIRMTVIKVDNGLMLINPLPPTKELINELEKLIAIHGKVKTIILPSASGLEHKIGLPALSRVFKDAEIWLCPGQWSFPINLPLDFLGIPSKRSRVLFEEGTPHTNSFKWSSLGPLNLGLGRYQEISCFHYSTKTLHVTDAIVGIDSTPPEIFNFDPTPLLFHSRERGDEPLIDSIEQRKKGWKRLVLFSSFLKPGKLNIPPLKKIFKYSFKKDLRNWRSHFGIYPFLWDEDWESSLVEIMGKDTPKIQIAPVLQKLIFPRSKEVLLKWLENIKSFEDMEYLIPAHFTAPIKFTIEDCQKLINEINSQKWDKLPEDNKFLMGLYKKLFELGIIPEEVNL, encoded by the coding sequence ATGATAGTGCAGGAAGAAACTATAAATAAAAAGTGGAATTGGTGGCCATTATTCCCTTTATATCCTTATGGGAAAAAGAAAACAATTTTAAGAGAATTAATTCCTAATCAAATTTGGTCTTTGGAACAAATACAGGGACTTTATTATGTTGCGGTTCCAATAAGAATGACTGTAATAAAGGTTGATAATGGATTGATGCTAATAAATCCATTGCCTCCGACAAAAGAATTAATAAATGAGTTAGAAAAATTAATTGCGATTCACGGTAAAGTTAAAACAATAATTCTACCGAGTGCCTCTGGCCTAGAACATAAAATCGGACTGCCAGCTCTTTCAAGAGTTTTTAAAGATGCAGAAATTTGGCTTTGTCCTGGACAATGGAGTTTTCCCATAAATCTACCACTAGATTTTTTAGGAATTCCATCAAAAAGATCAAGAGTACTGTTTGAGGAAGGTACTCCACATACAAACTCCTTTAAATGGTCTTCATTAGGCCCACTGAATTTAGGACTAGGAAGATATCAGGAGATAAGCTGTTTCCATTATTCTACGAAAACTCTTCATGTAACAGACGCAATAGTTGGAATAGATTCCACACCACCTGAGATATTTAATTTTGATCCAACTCCACTTCTTTTCCATTCTAGAGAAAGAGGAGATGAACCTTTGATTGACTCCATCGAACAAAGAAAAAAAGGATGGAAAAGGTTAGTCTTATTTTCATCTTTTTTGAAACCAGGTAAATTAAATATTCCACCTTTAAAAAAAATATTTAAGTATTCATTCAAAAAAGATCTTAGAAATTGGAGATCTCATTTTGGAATTTATCCCTTTTTGTGGGACGAAGATTGGGAATCCTCTCTTGTTGAAATAATGGGTAAAGATACTCCTAAGATTCAAATTGCACCAGTTTTACAGAAATTAATTTTTCCGCGTTCAAAAGAAGTTTTACTTAAATGGTTAGAAAATATCAAGTCTTTTGAAGATATGGAATATTTAATTCCAGCTCATTTTACGGCACCTATAAAATTTACAATAGAAGATTGTCAAAAATTAATTAATGAAATTAATTCCCAAAAGTGGGATAAACTTCCTGAGGATAATAAATTTTTAATGGGCTTATATAAAAAGTTGTTTGAACTAGGAATAATTCCTGAAGAAGTAAATCTTTAA
- a CDS encoding DUF760 domain-containing protein — protein sequence MFNPEFLATENNDPNEENDLIQYLQKQSPEVLQRVAKSASEDIQEIIRHNVQGLLGMLPSDQFDVKITSSKDNIANLLSSAMMTGYFLRQMEQRKELEQTLKNDENMSIEE from the coding sequence ATGTTTAATCCAGAATTTCTCGCTACTGAAAATAATGATCCAAACGAGGAAAATGATTTAATCCAATATTTACAAAAACAATCTCCAGAAGTTTTGCAAAGAGTAGCAAAATCAGCTAGTGAAGATATTCAAGAAATTATTAGACATAATGTTCAAGGTCTTCTTGGAATGCTTCCTTCAGATCAATTTGATGTAAAAATTACATCTTCAAAAGACAACATTGCTAATTTATTATCCTCTGCAATGATGACAGGATATTTCTTAAGACAAATGGAGCAAAGAAAAGAGCTGGAACAAACTCTTAAAAATGATGAAAACATGTCTATTGAGGAATAA
- the lepB gene encoding signal peptidase I gives MSTTQEKRNSILKDLKNLLIWISIALIIRWQVIEPRWIPSGSMLPTLQIQDKILVEKVTPKITSKSNLSKLKNKIVVFNVPEELINAGYEADTALIKRVIGVPGDKVEVRDGNLYLNDIAQKNYVFDNNINYSVGPFIVPEESLWVMGDNRNNSMDSHIWGFLPYEKVIGKAIFRYWPFNKIGPIRFPALNNLD, from the coding sequence ATGTCTACAACTCAAGAAAAACGAAATTCAATACTAAAGGATTTAAAAAATCTTTTAATCTGGATATCTATAGCTTTAATTATACGATGGCAGGTTATAGAGCCAAGATGGATCCCATCCGGTTCAATGCTCCCAACTCTTCAAATACAAGATAAAATTCTTGTTGAGAAGGTAACCCCCAAAATCACATCCAAATCAAATCTTTCAAAATTAAAAAATAAAATAGTTGTTTTTAACGTACCAGAAGAATTAATTAATGCTGGTTATGAAGCAGATACTGCACTAATAAAAAGAGTAATTGGAGTACCTGGAGACAAGGTAGAAGTAAGAGACGGTAACCTTTACCTAAATGATATCGCTCAAAAAAATTACGTTTTTGACAATAATATCAATTATTCTGTAGGACCTTTTATTGTCCCTGAAGAGTCATTATGGGTGATGGGAGATAATAGAAATAATAGTATGGACTCACATATTTGGGGATTTTTACCCTATGAAAAGGTTATAGGTAAAGCTATTTTTAGATATTGGCCGTTTAATAAAATTGGACCTATTCGGTTCCCTGCCCTTAATAATTTAGATTAA
- the menD gene encoding 2-succinyl-5-enolpyruvyl-6-hydroxy-3-cyclohexene-1-carboxylic-acid synthase gives MTSSIECKNFLRSLQLLNLLIKIGVQNLILCPGSRSAPLAIAAGELNKLGLVNIFNSIDERSAGFHSLGISSASGNLSLVITTSGTAVSNLLPAAVEADRSCKGIIFLTADRPLKLKDCGANQTVNQEDFLSSVCRRVLSTNLNGLHETQENEILNLVRITEKQISTFPGPIHLNIPIEKPLNISSLNKKNVLKVFERIYLKKKYIFHEVEIMSDKNKFIEISKKLNLDESGIILVGPYQGSINDLPSFNKSLKRLQEITGWPVFADPISGVYSDLRGLVVNWELVLRKNNSSINCHQLLRLGPMSSSIDLEKFLINFDGIQILIKEKNYRKLDPIKKSFEYDSGLSNFTTLLLEELSINKKNKKALTPVAQDLIEEGEQIKEILKEKISQDNQITEYMLANLVPKIWPAENPIMLSASSPIRDWLTFSENGTLTRNCFSFRGASGIDGTLSLALGISRIKSPLLLVTGDLAFIHDINGWLIENSIDTNLTILLINNNGGNIFNRIYRENLKEDELKKLFLMPKEINWPKLADGYQVNFKSVTNFKKLREAFDWSISIQKSVIIKVDIDPENEINEKNALLEKIIGS, from the coding sequence ATGACATCATCTATTGAATGCAAAAATTTTCTTAGAAGTTTACAACTTTTGAATCTTCTTATAAAAATAGGAGTTCAAAATTTAATACTTTGTCCTGGTAGTAGATCAGCACCTTTAGCAATAGCTGCTGGAGAATTAAATAAATTAGGACTGGTAAATATTTTTAATTCAATAGATGAGAGATCGGCGGGATTCCACTCTCTTGGAATTTCATCTGCATCAGGTAATCTTTCTTTAGTTATTACAACTTCTGGGACTGCCGTGAGTAACTTATTGCCAGCAGCTGTTGAGGCAGACCGATCTTGTAAAGGTATTATATTTCTTACCGCAGATAGACCCTTAAAATTAAAAGATTGTGGCGCTAATCAAACGGTAAATCAAGAAGATTTTTTGAGTTCGGTCTGCAGAAGGGTTTTAAGTACAAATCTAAATGGACTTCATGAAACACAAGAAAATGAAATATTGAATTTAGTTCGAATTACTGAGAAACAAATATCAACATTCCCTGGTCCTATTCATTTAAATATTCCTATTGAAAAGCCTTTAAATATTTCATCTTTGAATAAAAAAAATGTTTTAAAGGTTTTTGAGAGAATTTATTTGAAGAAAAAATATATTTTTCATGAAGTTGAGATAATGTCTGATAAAAACAAATTCATAGAAATTTCAAAAAAGTTAAATTTAGATGAATCCGGCATTATTTTGGTAGGTCCCTATCAAGGTTCCATAAATGATTTACCTTCTTTCAATAAATCTTTAAAAAGATTACAAGAAATTACAGGTTGGCCAGTATTTGCTGATCCTATTTCAGGAGTTTATTCTGATTTGAGAGGGTTAGTTGTAAATTGGGAATTAGTCTTAAGAAAAAATAATAGTTCTATAAATTGTCATCAACTTTTGAGGCTTGGCCCTATGTCATCCTCAATTGATTTGGAGAAGTTTTTAATAAACTTCGACGGGATACAAATTCTTATAAAAGAAAAAAACTATAGAAAATTGGACCCTATAAAAAAATCATTTGAATATGATTCTGGGCTATCAAATTTTACTACTCTATTGTTAGAAGAATTATCAATTAACAAAAAAAACAAAAAGGCTCTTACTCCAGTGGCTCAAGATCTTATAGAGGAAGGAGAGCAAATTAAAGAAATTTTAAAAGAGAAAATTTCTCAAGATAATCAAATTACTGAGTATATGCTTGCAAATCTTGTTCCAAAAATTTGGCCAGCTGAAAATCCTATAATGCTTTCCGCGAGTAGTCCGATTAGAGATTGGCTTACATTTTCTGAGAATGGTACTTTAACAAGAAATTGTTTCAGCTTTAGAGGGGCTTCTGGCATAGACGGTACTTTATCTCTTGCATTAGGTATTTCTAGAATTAAAAGTCCTCTACTTCTTGTGACTGGAGATTTGGCTTTTATTCATGATATAAACGGTTGGCTGATTGAAAATTCAATCGACACAAATTTAACAATTCTTCTGATAAATAATAATGGCGGAAATATATTTAATCGTATTTATCGAGAAAATTTAAAAGAAGATGAATTAAAAAAACTTTTTCTTATGCCAAAAGAAATAAACTGGCCAAAACTCGCAGATGGCTATCAAGTAAACTTTAAAAGTGTGACAAATTTTAAAAAATTACGAGAGGCATTCGATTGGAGCATTTCCATACAGAAATCTGTAATAATTAAAGTTGATATTGATCCAGAAAATGAAATTAATGAAAAAAATGCCCTGCTAGAAAAAATAATTGGCAGTTAA
- the menB gene encoding 1,4-dihydroxy-2-naphthoyl-CoA synthase has protein sequence MKVLPGKTTLNWSECKSYEDILFHKSDEGIARIAINRPEKRNAFRPQTVDELINAFSIVRNDETIGVVLFTGAGPDKKGIYSFCSGGDQSVRGENGYKNDEGKQRLNVLELQRLIRSLPKVVIALVPGFAIGGGQVLHLICDLSIASENAIFGQTGPRVGSFDAGFGSSYLARLVGQRKAKEIWFLCRKYDSKEALKMGLINAITKIEELEAEGVIWAREILRNSPTAIRILKASFNAENDGIAGIQELSGYTTQLFYSTEEAQEGRDAFLEKRPPDFSDYKWTP, from the coding sequence ATGAAAGTATTACCTGGTAAAACAACTTTAAATTGGTCAGAATGTAAATCTTATGAGGATATATTGTTTCACAAATCAGATGAGGGAATTGCGAGAATTGCAATTAATCGGCCTGAAAAAAGAAATGCATTTAGGCCACAAACTGTAGATGAACTTATTAATGCATTTAGTATTGTAAGAAATGATGAAACTATAGGCGTAGTACTCTTTACAGGTGCGGGACCTGATAAGAAAGGTATTTATTCTTTTTGCTCTGGAGGTGATCAGAGTGTAAGAGGTGAAAATGGATATAAAAATGATGAAGGGAAGCAGAGATTAAATGTACTTGAACTTCAAAGATTAATAAGAAGTTTGCCTAAAGTGGTTATTGCCTTAGTTCCTGGTTTTGCAATTGGAGGTGGCCAGGTGCTTCATTTGATTTGTGATCTCAGTATCGCCTCTGAAAATGCAATATTCGGTCAAACAGGTCCAAGAGTCGGTAGTTTTGACGCGGGTTTTGGATCAAGTTATTTAGCAAGACTTGTTGGTCAAAGAAAAGCAAAAGAAATTTGGTTTTTATGTAGAAAATATGATTCTAAGGAAGCTCTTAAGATGGGCTTGATAAATGCAATTACAAAGATTGAAGAATTAGAAGCTGAGGGTGTAATCTGGGCAAGAGAGATCTTACGAAATAGTCCTACTGCTATTCGTATTCTTAAAGCTTCATTCAATGCGGAAAATGATGGGATTGCGGGTATTCAAGAATTATCTGGATACACAACTCAATTATTCTATTCGACAGAAGAAGCTCAAGAAGGTAGAGATGCCTTTCTTGAAAAGCGTCCACCAGACTTTTCTGACTATAAGTGGACACCCTAG